Below is a window of Brassica napus cultivar Da-Ae chromosome A5, Da-Ae, whole genome shotgun sequence DNA.
GAAATGACGATTATCAATATACTTCACCGGTTTTAGAGATTCAACGATCCATCCCGGAAGCGGAGAGATTAAGTCTTGGATTCTTGCCGGAATCAAGATTCCGGTAGAGTAGTTAGCGAACACGTGTGGGCCGATCTCGAACCCTCCGTTTTTTACTAAGTTTCCTCCTATGATTATTACATGGAAGATAAGTTAGGTTACCGTGTGATATAGTAACATCAGacccaaaacacacaaaaagtgTATATTGTCCAAAATAAACCGGATCTAACCGCAAGCAATGTACCTCTGTTGTACCCGAGAGTAAGCATCTCTTTGATAGCGACAACATCTACGAGGGGTCCACATGTACGGTCCTTTTGAACACCAGGGTTATGGAAAGTGATTTTGACCACATCCGACATTGCCTTGAAAGCCCAAGCGTAAGTGTCTCCACCATCTGAGCTAAAGACCGTCTGGATGGGAAGCTCGTCTGCCTGACCAGGCACAGAGACTTTGATGTTCTCGTCCTGAGCGCAACTCCTTGTGGCTCCAAATGTTATTGAGTAGACAAAACCACGATTCACTTTAACCTCTTGAGAGATGGAAGCTAAGCTTCCTAGTCTTATAGCGTGGACCCCACGTGGGACCGCGAAATGGAATCCTCCGGGCTGAAGCCCACCGGAGACTAGCTCCACATGGCCGGAGATTTCCCAGTGAGGGAGAGAGTGTGCACCGATTATTTGTCGACCCTTCATGTTTGATTTGGGAGGGATGTGCTCAAAGTTGCCATTTGGGAGAAGCcctgtatatataaatagatacaAAACCATAACGTTACAAATTCATATAGTATGAGTCGAGTTAAGTGACTATGCAAAATGGTGATTTTCTTACCATCAAGATGAGGAGCCCGGCGTGGTTGGACGCTGTGAGAACCATGGCAGAGAGAGAGGAGGATGAGAAAGCAAAGAGTGGGGTAGAGAGACATTTTTTATAAGTTAAGAACACTAGTCTTATTCTAATGTGTTAGTGTTACCTACCCCAAGGCCTTGGGGGCTATATATAGGATAggtaacaaattattaataagcAAGCAAGAAAATTCGAAGAAGCTTCATGGACATTTTCGGAAGTATATAATAAAGTAGTTCTaagcttatttaaaaaaaaaatataacagtttttttttgtatatagaCGTATAATACAAGAGCTGTGGACGGAAACTCGAGCCACGTTGAAGATTGCATCTTACGAGCCGCATAGTGTGGCTCATTGTCTGTCATGTTATATTGATCGGTCGTACGAGATCCAATATTACTAATATACTGAATATATCATATAGTCTTTGTATTCTGTGTGCAGTGATGAGAAGCTGGACTATGACGCTGAAAATATGAGACGAATCTTCCAAACACGAATTTATTACACATCgaatatttatatgatttgattaattAGCAACATATCACAACACCAGTTGAGCTGAATATTAGTAATGCGAtctaaccccccccccccccccccccccccccccccccccccatttaTATTATAACCAATAACGTAACATGTTTGATGAAGTTTGcactttctttatttcttttaccaCGGGAGATTTTGAATTCAGAAAAGGGAAAGAaagcgaaaaaaaaaacacttaattCCATCTACTCTTGAGTCTTGACTTATTAATTCGCATTAGTTAGATAAAACCCAATTGATCTTAGCTTTGCTTTTGTTTTATTCACGAAATATTTATTGCACCATGAATATTACTTAACATGTTAACCAAATTTAAACTTTGAAATCTGGATGACGTTTTGTGTTTAGTCAACTACGTATTCAACTATATTATTGTAATTGAGTCATACGCTAGCATAAACATGGTCAACTTTTTGGTTCTTTTATCTGCAATCGACgtagtaatttgttttgtttaataaagCTTCATGCTCAATAAAagtataatcaaataaaatagttaacgagatttacaaaataaatgcgCCATGTGTGTACACAAGTGATATGAAAGGTAGCTCCAGAAGTCCACATCTGGGTCTGATCCGCTGATTAATCATCGCCCTGATTTGCTCTTCAagtcaaaataaaagaaagtgtATAGTGATTTTGAATagaaatgttaaaatatataatcttgAGATGTCACTAATATGCAATCCTTCCTCAAAGCATGTTACATATTACATGTTGAACATTATAAAACACATTGAATCAAAGTAACATAAAactgtattttaaaaaatacttttacagaaattaaaaatatagataaatgTAATTGGAAACGGAACCATGTATGACTTTGTGAATGTTTAGAGAATTGTGCTTACAAATGGATAATATCATTTTATTAGATAAGTATTAGATTATAATTTAtactcaaataaattttaacgtGTCATGACAACACTAACACTGTCAAGCACGGGCCCACAAAGGTGTCCAAAATCATGGAGCTTGGTATGATAAAACCCACTGTAGAACGTTAACCTCGTGCGGTTAGAATCCGCGCGAAACCTGAAACGTCCCACTTTAAACGCTCCTTTACCGTTAGATTCAAACCGAAGCTTAAACGCTGCTTTTCCAGCAAACGCCTCCACCATCATCGATCCGTGACAACCGTTTTGTGCGTCTCCAACCGCGAAGGAGAGCATGTAGTTTCTACCGGCGACGGTGCGGATGATCTGAGCGATGGCGCTTTCTCTCCCGGCGACGAGCTCGACTGCGGCGAGTCCTGAGGGGACTTCGAAGTGGCGGCTATCGATGTACTTGACCGGTTTTAGAGATTCGATGATCCATCCTGGAAGCGGTGAGATGAGATCTTGTACCTTCGCCGGGATTAAGATTCCGGTGGAGAAGTTGTTGAATACATGGGGACCGATCTCAAATCCACCGTTTTTCACAAGGTTTCCTGGTTTATTTACATAGAAAATGAGTTTAAGAATGAAACATCAAACAATATGTAAGATAATAGACCAAATTGCAAAATATTTTAGGTGGGAACTTTGGTTAAAATGGAGTAGCTTTTAAACAACAAAACTCCATCTAAACGGGTTTGGTGTAGATGAAAAACAAGAGAACCAAATTGAGGTTATCTTGTCTATATCCTAACTataatttaaagatttttaaaagagaattgGAGTGAGAATAACAATATATGCATGTATTCAACCAAGAATTTGAAGTGATTTGTATTAATAGGATTTATCCGCTGttattcaaacatgaatttaaaaaaatattttagaatctagtgttattgaacTTGTCATTTCATAAAACACTATGAAATCCAAtgttattgaacaaaatttaagttgagaattttaaagtgttttaaatgtttttagaatGTTTGAATGAGATTtcttagttataaaaataaaaatttaaatctcATAGTTTTAGATGAAATTCTAGAgttgtttatcaaaaaaatacaCCAAATTCTCAGATTCTCCTATAGAAACtcaataaaaatcaaatcacttcAAATTTCAGATTCAATACATCCCCTAAATCATCATATgagaactttctagaactcctCATTCCACTTGTCACTATGTTActagtttatatttaattaaaattgaattgaattatttaaacaaaactaattaaaatactaatattatgttttcaataaatttttgaaaacttgTATTTGCTCTAATaccatgttttttttatttacttcttGTGCAACATGTGACCAAATTTTGTTCGTTTATTTATTGTAGCAACTTATGATATACCGTAAGgttttgtaaatttaaaattcaaataattttttcagTATGAAATAATGATTTGCGATCAATGGATGTAATCAATCATGCGATACCAAAACAAATAACAACATGCAAGTTGTGAATAGTCACATAGGTCACCGTCAGATGAAAATGAATATAGCCTAAATAAAATTATGCATTCATTACTATTCTTCTGAGATGAACATGAaagatataaaaatgaaaactgaaCCAATTTTAGATTGACAACAAGGACAATTCTATACCAAAATTGACATGATTGATTAAATTACCTCTAGTATACCGAAGAGGGAGAATCTCTTTGATGGCAACAGCGTCAACGAGAGGACCACATGAAGGGTCCTCTTGAACACCAGGGTTATGAAAAGTGATCTTGACCACATCAAACTTTGCTTTGAATGCCCAAGCGTATGTGTCTCCACCATTAGTACTGAACAGGGTTTGGATTGGCAGCTCATTGGTCTGACCGGGAACAGAGATTCGTATGTTCTCATCCTGAGCACAAGTCCTCGTGACCCCAAACGTTAGAGAATAAACCAAGCCACGTTTCACTTTCACATACTGAGATATCGAGGCTAAGTTCCCTAGCCTAGCTGCATGGACTCCACGTGGCACCGCAAAGTAGAAACCTCCGGGTTGTGGACCGCCAGAGACTAATTCGACGTGGCCGGAAATTTCCCAATGAGGAAGAGAGTGTTTGCCGATTATTTGCCTCTTTCTCATGTTTGATTTGTTAGGAACTTGCTCAAAGTTTCCATTTGGGAGAAGCACTGCATGAACATGGATAGCCAAATTCACATTTCATATATAATGTgaaaactttaataatatagaatatTTTTCTCTTGAATCATTTGCTACGTAACATATCAAATATAGCGTTGAAAGTTAAATGCTATAGTTAGAATGGTCTTACCATCAAGATGAGGAGTTCGTTGTGCAGGTAAGCTATGAGAACCATGGCAAAGAGCAAAAAGGAAAGCCAAACAAAGAGAGATAGCGAGAGACATTGTGAGCTCTTACGCTATGTGACACAAGAAAACAATCTATCAGTTGTATgcttatatgaaaatataattaagagAGCTAATTATACAATGGGTGATGATATATGCACAAGTTCCTACCAGCTATATATAGCTGACCTACGTACTAATAATTATACTGCTGTTTGGAATAATTGGAAATATTAAATGAtggaagaaatatataaattaagtaTCATACGGCGATGCACCGTACGTATTAATACGAAAGTGATAACGAAGATAAGTAAGAGCACATTTACTATCCCCACGAAATAAGCCGCAATGTTTGCGGTGTGGCCGTAATGTCCATCATGTTATTCATCAAACTACTTTCAATTTTCTAATCGAAGTTTTCATAATGTGAATTAAACAACCAAGtcaaatcatttattttgtaaattttgtgaTTATGTAGTCTAAGTTAATAATTGTTTCAGCTAAACGGTGACTACACATTTGTTCTCAAAGAAATACCATAGAGTTCTATCAACTTgcataaaattctaaatatcaTATGCTCATATGAACATGCAAGCAATTAATTTCAGTTCATGTAATGTGAAATTTGAATCTCAAGCAAATTATAGACAACTTTTCGGTTCTTTTGGGATAGTTAAATATTAGCAACTAGCTACGTCATTAATTTCATGTGTATAGCAAATTAATATGTATACGGTGGGAGCCTCCAAGTATGGCTTGTGTCGGTTCGTCGGCGTGATTTGCTCCCCAAGTCAAAGACTGGAAAACCAAATATGGATTCCAAAGTGCCTAGATTCTTtcatttagttatatattaacATTATCGAGTCTCGACAACATATGCATGCATACACACATACACATTATGATTTATGACATGTATATGTGGCTCCTCTGTCCTTTTAAGTACAATGTATATTCTAAATATTACACAGTATTTGTTGTCCTATTTCTCGTTGTGACTCCACATATGTGTTGAGTTAGCCCTGCATATGAAACCAGCCGGAGTTTGAGATGAAACCGGCGACGGGAAGAGAATCTTGTTCATCTCTCCATAGTTGACTttacttttatataataaagcTCGTTGACTTTTTTGGAGCTCACATGATGGGATCCACACACTTAACATTTGACTTCCAAAACCATAATTGTTGTAAGATGGAATCGCTTTAGACATGAACATGGGAAGACAGCCGAAAGttgacacacacacacgcaatgaaaaagattgaaaaacGCTGCAGCTGGTTGGTGTCACACTGTCACTGTATAACTCATAGAATTAGAAGTTTTGATTAACTAGAAATTTATTTGCCCTCGATCATATGAAATAAGATTCTATCAAAAATGAATCAGTAAAAGAACCATCCCCTTCCTCACCACAAactataaaatttgaaatttactAACCGTTCTtgctttttaaatataattacaaatttaaGAAACATTTTCTCACAAATTCCTTAACAATACTATGAAAAACCTTACACCAAAATATACTATGAAAAACCAACATCTTCTAATAAAACAACAATGTACTACAATTAGCGACCAATGAATCAAACCTGGTCAGAAAATGTTACTAACCGTATTTATAGAGTGAACTTGGTTGATTAGAACGCTATAAACGCATTTCCACTAGGCTCAATGCGCCATATAATCGTCAACTGTCAACCAACAAGAGATTCACGTTGAATATGATACATTCGGAGAAATTGCGAGAACGTGTATCTCCATACTCACCTTGTTGTTGTGTAAGTATAAATTTCATGTGTTATATACAACTTGGATGGGCTCACCCTGTTACTTGGGCCGCAAACAACAAAAGATCCGTTGATCGATCAGCTTCGAAACCTCTCCCTTCTTAAACCAGCACGACTCATTCATTCATCGATTCATCGTGGTTTTAGAGGTAAGTTCTCTCCTATTTTGAATTGCAAATAGTTCTACAGTAAGCCCATGGGATTTATAGCTCAATCCAATTAGGCCCAAACCACGAACTTTGTTCCGTTTCGGTTCGGAGTTGATTTCTTGAAACGTTTTTGACAAACGGTGAATCGTATATCCAGGACCCTTaggtttagaattttaaaatataatttgttgtTCCTTTTTTCATTATCATGAAATTTAATGTTGAAAGTGATAtagtaaaacaaaagaaatgtcGACGAATGCTTAAAATAAGAGGGACAGACCATGATCTAAAGGTCATGATATGTGTCCGATAAAGCAAGAGCTAAAGTCTCAATCAATATGActgccaaaaatatatttatacaaattcTGTTTAATCACTTTCCTTCTGAAAAAGTAATagaaaataaatgtataaaatgatgaaaacaATCAACACAAAGTGGGGATAGCTTCCCTTCAACCTTCCACATGCCCCATTTGGTACACTACAAGATGGACAGCCGAGTTATGTCCTTTGACATTTCCTTTTAGCTTttgtatttgttatattttatacataaactTCAAATACCTAATAGAATctggttaaaaaaaacacactcACAAGTCACAACCATTATAACACATTAACATTATATGAAAACATCAGAAAGTTACgtaatagtataatatataacaattataaaaaaaggtTCCGGAATTCATTGTTATAAAAATGAACTCTTATGAATGTAAAATTGTACATGTCTCCCAAAAAACAATAACTAAATTGTACTAATTGATAAATGGGAATAATGCTTTTGGTACAACATCCCACAAATCTGTAATGATGAGAGCATAAATCTCGGCCTGATCTCCATTTTAAGAATTTGAAAGCAAAGTCATGAATTGCAATTCACGAATGATTATGCAGAAAGTTAGTTTGATAGGTAAAGCATTCATCTGCTAATGACTTAGCTCTCATTGTAATCATTGATTAACATTTtctttaataactaattatggAAATTTTAAACAACTAATTTGACCTTTTAAGAATAtcttatctcttcttcttcacgagTTTAAAGCAACTAGGTGCTTCCATCATTATGTCTTCTCTTTTTCCATGCTCCTCTTCTTATGATTTGTCTGATAACTTATGATTATCTATGGAAAATTAGATTcgttatgaatttttaaaaattatctaacTGATGATATATGTATGCATCTAGTGAAATTATGAGATTTAATCTGATTTACACCAAAACGAAAGATCAAAAACCCAAGCCGGATTGAAATGtagaaaaccaaaccaaaacatgAATACATGTAACTTAGTGATATAATCCATTTATCTTGCTAATTATCGTTTGCATCTGGAAGCTTATATAATCAGAAGTCTACCAAACCGAGAAGaagaaattcaataaaaaatttcagTTTTATGATTAGTGAAATTTCACATGAAAACCAAATCCAGGATTGTTTGTGGTTTATAACTGAATACGGTTTGGAATTGGTACATGGATTTGAGAAAACAAAACTTGCTAAAGAATGATGGGACGGGCGGGTGAGTGGTGGTGATCGGAGCAGACAAAGTTTGGCCCTACAATTTTCCCCCACACTCTTCTTTCTATTATTCTCGAGCTTTATTTGCTCATTGGTTAACTCCCaactatatttatttctttgaagttttaaaataatatataattatttgcagcataaataaatgaatatttgTTGATAAACTATAGTTTTAGGCATTACAtgtaatgtatttatttttacttcattttttcTTACCAATAACATGATTAAAGATGGTAAATGTAGTCTTTCTTAAAACCCCATATTCATGATCTTGAGATTCATTTGTTTCTGGAGTGATGTTAGATATGGAATACGATCTATGTTGTAACAAATACGGAGTGATGGAATTCACAATCATTTATccatatttagcaaaaaagaaaattatgaatcactcaaatatatatttgaagtatatagaTAGATtagaaatcatttttttttctatgtaatgcactcatattatatttttaaaaaggtgATATCTAATTTCTAGCTTGTAATTAATGATCAACACAACAATAACTATCAAAACTTTAAGAGATTAAGAAAAAAGTAGTTAGAGATACATTGATAAACACATATGTTTTGATGTATCCGACATTACTTTCCCATGTTTGGGTCGTTTGTAGAGGAACGCAGAAACTTAAAGACACAACTCCGTATATACTATTTTAGTAAAATCGTTTAATTGAAGAACACTAATTTTATTCTCAGACTGACTctccataaattaataatcatcaaaatttaaaagagaCTAATTTGACGTTCTGACCGGACATTGGAGAAAACATGTCTTCTACCAACACTCGAGACTTGACAAATcgtttattattacatatatagaGCATCttacattactttttttttttatgatcaaATCCATCTTACATTACTTTTAAGTGGTAATTTGGAAATCAATCATATCCATTCATAATAGAAAAAAACACATAACGCCTGCTCCCGAACGACTCTTTAATTATACGTAGTATATTGTTCTATGTCACCAAAATTGGTAACTATGAACATCGATCGTAGCTAAAGCAATCAACAGAACATCACACGAAAGTAGATTCCCCATTTGGAAAAGTGGTCATTGCATGCCAAACTTTTGATGT
It encodes the following:
- the LOC106453329 gene encoding uncharacterized protein LOC106453329, producing MSLYPTLCFLILLSLCHGSHSVQPRRAPHLDGLLPNGNFEHIPPKSNMKGRQIIGAHSLPHWEISGHVELVSGGLQPGGFHFAVPRGVHAIRLGSLASISQEVKVNRGFVYSITFGATRSCAQDENIKVSVPGQADELPIQTVFSSDGGDTYAWAFKAMSDVVKITFHNPGVQKDRTCGPLVDVVAIKEMLTLGYNRGGNLVKNGGFEIGPHVFANYSTGILIPARIQDLISPLPGWIVESLKPVKYIDNRHFKVPSGLAAVELVAGRESAIAQIIRTVAGKAYTLSFTVGDAQNGCHGSMTVEAFAGKEPFKLSFVSEGKGVFKTGHFKFVADSDRTRLTFYSAFYHTKLHDFGHLCGPVLDSVLVLPAH
- the LOC106454507 gene encoding uncharacterized protein LOC106454507; translated protein: MSLAISLCLAFLFALCHGSHSLPAQRTPHLDVLLPNGNFEQVPNKSNMRKRQIIGKHSLPHWEISGHVELVSGGPQPGGFYFAVPRGVHAARLGNLASISQYVKVKRGLVYSLTFGVTRTCAQDENIRISVPGQTNELPIQTLFSTNGGDTYAWAFKAKFDVVKITFHNPGVQEDPSCGPLVDAVAIKEILPLRYTRGNLVKNGGFEIGPHVFNNFSTGILIPAKVQDLISPLPGWIIESLKPVKYIDSRHFEVPSGLAAVELVAGRESAIAQIIRTVAGRNYMLSFAVGDAQNGCHGSMMVEAFAGKAAFKLRFESNGKGAFKVGRFRFRADSNRTRLTFYSGFYHTKLHDFGHLCGPVLDSVSVVMTR